Proteins found in one candidate division TA06 bacterium genomic segment:
- a CDS encoding TIGR03960 family B12-binding radical SAM protein gives MHNSNLHKILPLVQRPGRYTDNELNSIHKNWDQAQVKIALAYPDLYEIGMSGLGLAILYSVVNRLPQALADRSYLPWPDMEEAMRKQGIPLFGWETRRQLKEFDVLGITLQTELCYAGVLNLLDLAGLPLYSDQRQEDHPLVIGGGSCCANPAPLSKYFDAFVIGDGEDAIVDICGQLQEAKAKNESRRQKIERLSRISGVYVPVIHNKTSVRIRARHISSLDIKDAAHPPLVPLVEVTHDRLTVEIARGCTRGCRFCQAGMVYRPRLVRSEDEVVKLAKEGIAKSGWDEVSLLSLSSGDYPDLLGLLQKLNGCFSNSKVAISLPSLRLDSFDGEMIEALKKVKKTGLTFAPEAGSQRLRDVINKGISQDELLRVIALAKKEGWMQVKLYFMIGLPTETEEDLKELCDLCHQASKLGVSLKVAVSPFVPKAQTPFQWEAQDSWETLCRKIDLLSRGLKSHKVQMKWHDLRSSKLEGLLARGGSETAALIEKAWQKGARLDQWSEHFVWGRWEESLKELGLNLDELCRARTAEETLPWDNIDYGVSKKFLLQEKQKAYQEQITSDCREQGCHGCGADCGTQGTGIREQISGGRGLETGDSLKHKAVSLQLADGFGRSAKKMAGPAPLARTKFRLRYTKGPELRFISHLDLMRAWLRAVSRAELPVAFSQGFSPHPKIAFGPPLALGLTTSADYMDIQLDRPLSEDIGLLLNKHLPPGLKILESKPIFGNAKSITELCDAAEYRVQGDPDFDTKTAVRKAREILDGKKPWLVNVLRKDQHKELDLAPQILDLSDEAGSLKIKMRLVEGGVKLNEALAVMLDLQEGKVKQLLIERTGMYHITPREMLSPMRFV, from the coding sequence ATGCATAACTCCAACTTACATAAAATATTGCCTCTGGTGCAGAGGCCGGGACGTTACACCGATAACGAACTGAATTCCATCCACAAAAACTGGGACCAGGCGCAAGTAAAGATCGCCCTGGCCTATCCCGACCTTTACGAGATCGGGATGTCCGGCCTGGGGCTGGCCATCCTGTATTCGGTGGTCAACCGGCTTCCGCAGGCATTGGCCGACCGCAGCTACCTGCCCTGGCCGGACATGGAAGAGGCCATGCGCAAACAGGGGATCCCGCTGTTCGGATGGGAGACCCGGCGCCAGCTTAAGGAATTCGATGTCCTGGGAATCACCCTGCAGACCGAGCTGTGCTATGCCGGGGTGCTGAACCTGCTGGACCTGGCCGGCCTGCCGCTGTATTCCGACCAGCGGCAAGAGGACCATCCCCTGGTGATCGGGGGCGGCTCCTGCTGCGCCAACCCGGCGCCGCTGTCAAAATATTTTGATGCCTTCGTGATCGGAGACGGCGAGGATGCCATCGTTGACATCTGCGGGCAGTTGCAGGAAGCCAAGGCGAAAAACGAAAGCAGAAGGCAGAAAATCGAAAGGCTCTCCCGCATCTCCGGGGTATATGTCCCAGTCATACATAACAAAACTTCGGTCAGGATACGGGCCAGGCACATCTCCTCATTGGACATCAAGGATGCCGCCCACCCGCCGCTGGTGCCGCTGGTGGAGGTGACCCATGACCGGCTGACGGTGGAGATCGCCCGGGGATGCACCCGGGGCTGCCGTTTCTGCCAGGCCGGGATGGTCTACCGCCCCCGGCTGGTAAGGTCTGAAGACGAGGTGGTGAAGCTGGCCAAAGAGGGCATCGCCAAAAGCGGCTGGGACGAGGTCTCGCTGCTTTCGCTTTCCTCCGGAGATTACCCGGATCTTTTGGGGCTCCTGCAGAAACTTAACGGTTGTTTTTCCAATTCCAAAGTGGCCATCTCCCTGCCGTCCCTAAGGCTGGATTCCTTTGACGGGGAGATGATAGAGGCCCTGAAAAAGGTGAAGAAGACCGGCCTGACCTTTGCCCCCGAGGCCGGCAGCCAGCGTCTGAGGGATGTGATCAACAAGGGGATCAGCCAGGATGAGCTGCTGCGGGTGATAGCCCTGGCCAAAAAAGAGGGCTGGATGCAGGTCAAGCTGTATTTCATGATCGGCCTGCCCACCGAGACCGAAGAGGATCTGAAGGAACTTTGCGACCTCTGCCACCAAGCCTCTAAACTGGGTGTCAGCCTGAAAGTGGCGGTCTCGCCCTTCGTGCCCAAGGCCCAGACCCCGTTCCAGTGGGAGGCCCAGGACAGCTGGGAGACGCTGTGCCGGAAGATAGACCTTCTGTCCCGGGGCCTCAAGTCCCACAAGGTCCAGATGAAATGGCACGACCTGCGATCCTCCAAGCTGGAGGGACTGCTGGCCCGGGGCGGCAGCGAAACCGCGGCCCTGATAGAAAAGGCCTGGCAGAAGGGGGCCAGGCTGGACCAGTGGAGCGAGCATTTCGTCTGGGGCCGGTGGGAGGAGTCCCTGAAAGAACTCGGTCTCAATCTCGACGAACTGTGCCGGGCCAGGACCGCCGAGGAAACATTGCCCTGGGATAACATCGATTACGGGGTCTCCAAGAAATTCCTGCTGCAGGAAAAGCAGAAGGCCTACCAGGAACAGATCACCTCTGACTGCCGGGAGCAGGGCTGCCACGGCTGCGGAGCGGACTGCGGGACGCAGGGAACAGGGATCAGGGAACAGATATCAGGGGGCAGGGGACTGGAGACAGGGGACAGCTTAAAGCATAAAGCTGTCAGCTTGCAGCTTGCAGACGGTTTCGGGCGCAGCGCCAAGAAGATGGCCGGGCCGGCCCCGCTGGCCAGGACCAAGTTTCGCCTGCGTTATACCAAGGGCCCCGAGCTTCGCTTCATCTCCCATCTGGACCTGATGCGGGCCTGGCTGAGGGCCGTCAGCCGGGCGGAGCTGCCGGTGGCCTTCTCCCAGGGCTTTTCCCCGCATCCCAAAATTGCTTTCGGCCCGCCGCTGGCCTTGGGGCTGACCACCAGCGCAGATTACATGGACATTCAGCTGGACCGGCCCCTTTCTGAGGACATCGGACTGCTGCTGAACAAGCACCTGCCGCCGGGGTTGAAGATACTGGAATCCAAGCCGATCTTCGGCAACGCCAAATCCATCACCGAGCTGTGCGATGCCGCCGAATACCGGGTGCAAGGCGATCCGGACTTTGATACCAAAACCGCGGTCCGGAAGGCCAGAGAAATCCTGGACGGCAAAAAGCCCTGGCTGGTCAATGTCCTGCGCAAGGACCAGCACAAGGAACTGGACCTGGCTCCCCAGATACTGGACCTCTCGGACGAGGCCGGTTCTCTTAAGATCAAAATGCGGCTGGTGGAGGGCGGGGTCAAGCTGAACGAGGCCCTGGCGGTGATGCTGGACCTGCAGGAGGGAAAGGTCAAGCAGCTGCTGATCGAGCGGACGGGGATGTACCACATCACGCCCCGGGAGATGCTAAGCCCCATGCGCTTTGTGTAG
- a CDS encoding response regulator, translated as MNGKNNHKVKIMVIDDEEDILDMVKLILEEAGYAVLPMLSGHEALQLIYRERPSLILLDIMMPDLDGLELLKILKIEETTAGIPVVMLTAKVEARDKMAALRDKAADYICKPFQPQDLVDRVKAVLGKGK; from the coding sequence ATGAACGGCAAGAACAATCACAAGGTCAAGATCATGGTGATAGACGATGAAGAGGACATTCTGGACATGGTCAAGCTGATCCTGGAGGAGGCCGGGTATGCCGTGCTGCCGATGCTTTCCGGCCACGAGGCCCTGCAGCTGATCTACCGGGAAAGGCCCAGCCTGATCCTTTTGGACATCATGATGCCCGACCTGGACGGGCTGGAGCTTCTGAAGATACTCAAGATCGAGGAAACGACCGCCGGGATCCCGGTGGTGATGCTGACCGCCAAGGTGGAGGCCCGGGACAAGATGGCGGCCTTAAGGGACAAGGCGGCGGACTACATCTGCAAGCCTTTTCAGCCCCAGGACCTGGTGGACAGGGTAAAAGCCGTGCTGGGAAAGGGGAAATGA
- a CDS encoding HAMP domain-containing histidine kinase — protein MRSLKQKFAMAISIMVVVILLVNAIATVFTRSRYLKSEIEANVGSFASLTVSQIGQSFERYYGRDQSRLREQVIGLIRHNQHMESIQIINTEGMVLFDSALPEAPSNEWPAPFAAGQQTAQRAKLRESSQQKAKLAGDTEGLDIMVPYYDEGGDHRISVRYLSNYRSLGQLIYSILGQVILLTLLFVVVGILLAFLTAKAITDPITRLALTIRQVGKGNIGQQVEINTRDELGELADDFNLMSQQLKENMEALSESYEKLYQANLSLRELDKLKSQFIANVSHELKSPLTAIVGYTEYLLDGKMGPISQPQQKGLEVIRRNLKKLTHQIVELVDITSIEAGHLALNETVFEIKPLLEEAAANYRAEAYKKKLKILTSSPANIRVRADRDRIIQVLDNLVENALKFSQSGSITLCAEAFSPKVLITVSDTGAGIPAEFLPRIFDRFYQVDGSSTRKYGGVGLGLSIVKAIVEAHGDKIEVESRLGGGTSFSFKLPVPE, from the coding sequence ATGAGAAGCCTCAAACAGAAATTCGCCATGGCCATCAGCATAATGGTGGTGGTGATCCTGCTGGTAAATGCCATAGCCACGGTGTTCACCAGGAGCAGGTATTTGAAATCAGAGATAGAGGCCAATGTCGGTTCGTTTGCCAGCCTGACGGTTTCCCAGATCGGACAAAGCTTCGAAAGATATTATGGCCGGGATCAAAGCAGATTGCGGGAGCAGGTAATTGGGTTGATCAGGCATAACCAGCATATGGAATCCATACAGATCATCAATACCGAAGGGATGGTGCTTTTTGACTCAGCCCTTCCGGAGGCTCCTTCTAATGAGTGGCCAGCGCCATTCGCAGCCGGCCAACAAACAGCTCAGCGGGCCAAGCTCAGGGAATCATCCCAGCAAAAAGCCAAATTGGCTGGTGACACCGAGGGGCTGGATATAATGGTGCCTTATTATGATGAAGGAGGGGATCACAGGATATCTGTCCGTTATCTATCAAACTACAGGTCACTGGGGCAGTTGATCTACAGCATTTTAGGGCAGGTGATCCTTTTGACACTTCTGTTTGTGGTCGTTGGGATATTACTGGCTTTTCTGACTGCCAAGGCCATCACTGATCCCATAACAAGATTGGCCCTGACCATCAGGCAGGTGGGAAAGGGCAATATCGGCCAGCAGGTGGAGATCAACACAAGGGATGAGCTTGGCGAACTAGCCGATGATTTCAACCTGATGTCTCAGCAGCTCAAGGAAAACATGGAGGCCTTGTCCGAGTCCTACGAAAAACTGTACCAGGCCAACCTCAGTTTAAGGGAACTGGACAAGCTTAAAAGCCAGTTTATAGCCAATGTTTCACATGAACTAAAATCACCCTTGACCGCAATCGTCGGTTATACCGAGTATCTGCTGGATGGTAAAATGGGGCCTATCAGCCAGCCACAGCAAAAGGGTCTGGAGGTGATCCGCCGCAACTTAAAAAAGCTCACTCATCAGATCGTGGAACTGGTGGACATCACCAGCATCGAGGCCGGGCACCTGGCGCTTAATGAGACCGTATTCGAGATCAAACCGCTGCTGGAAGAAGCGGCCGCCAACTACCGGGCCGAGGCTTACAAAAAAAAGTTGAAGATTCTTACTTCTTCTCCGGCCAATATCAGGGTCAGGGCCGACCGCGACCGCATCATCCAGGTGCTGGACAACCTGGTGGAGAACGCCCTGAAATTCAGCCAGTCCGGCAGCATCACTTTATGTGCCGAGGCCTTTTCCCCAAAGGTTTTGATCACGGTCAGCGATACCGGGGCCGGCATCCCGGCCGAATTCCTGCCCCGGATCTTCGACCGCTTTTACCAGGTGGACGGATCATCCACCCGCAAATACGGGGGGGTGGGGCTGGGGCTTTCCATCGTCAAGGCGATAGTGGAAGCTCATGGCGACAAGATCGAGGTCGAAAGCAGGCTGGGTGGAGGAACATCCTTCAGTTTTAAGTTACCGGTACCGGAGTAA
- a CDS encoding class I SAM-dependent methyltransferase: protein MTGRPLPENKYWNQVADSVEGYYLLPVLARYKTGEYRNLLSRWGLGKKGRILYTDLYEAALGDPGLFVYPDSISEVFGMDISSGICRKSQARLTEAGKNVRIICSDARFLACQDETFDLIVSPSTFDHFPEIEKAINECYRVLKPGGRLVLALNSGSNPFFKLGVRLAERFKKKEYQTGYFYRAGQVRSLLTNAGFANGRQTGVMHVPVGAVTIMEWLAKHNAPASLARTFISLFSLLGRLPHPWPLFTGWWIATEGVKPGRPA from the coding sequence ATGACGGGAAGACCCCTGCCCGAAAATAAATACTGGAACCAGGTCGCCGATTCAGTTGAAGGATATTATCTGCTTCCAGTGCTGGCCCGGTATAAGACGGGTGAGTATCGGAACCTTTTATCGCGCTGGGGGCTGGGAAAAAAAGGAAGGATACTCTATACCGACCTGTACGAGGCGGCTCTGGGCGACCCCGGACTATTTGTATATCCGGACAGTATCTCGGAAGTTTTCGGAATGGACATTTCTTCCGGGATATGCCGGAAATCGCAGGCCAGACTGACGGAAGCGGGGAAAAATGTTAGGATCATCTGCAGTGATGCCCGTTTCCTGGCTTGCCAGGATGAAACCTTTGATCTGATTGTTTCACCTTCTACCTTTGACCATTTTCCTGAGATTGAAAAAGCCATCAACGAATGTTATCGTGTCTTAAAGCCGGGAGGCCGTTTGGTGCTGGCACTCAACTCCGGCAGTAATCCTTTCTTCAAATTGGGTGTAAGGCTGGCCGAACGTTTTAAGAAAAAAGAATACCAGACCGGCTATTTTTACAGGGCCGGCCAGGTCAGGTCGCTTTTAACCAATGCCGGGTTCGCCAACGGCCGTCAGACAGGGGTCATGCACGTTCCTGTCGGAGCTGTTACCATTATGGAATGGCTGGCCAAACATAACGCTCCGGCCAGTCTGGCAAGAACCTTCATCAGTTTGTTCAGCCTGCTGGGCCGCCTGCCTCATCCCTGGCCTCTTTTCACCGGGTGGTGGATTGCAACCGAGGGGGTCAAGCCCGGCAGGCCGGCTTGA
- a CDS encoding polyprenol monophosphomannose synthase: MKTMIMVPTYNEAQNLERLTSQIFSFSPGVDILVVDDNSPDGTGRIADELAAQNPRVHVLHRTKIRGRGLAGIAGLRYALNWGAEAVVEMDADFSHDPKYLPALLDGLDQADVVLGSRFVPGGADVGRGWMRHAITVFANWYIRRVLGISIRDCTSGYRAFKRAVLETVDVDTLISRGPAIVQELLYSSLLSGFRVKEIPIVFIDRQRGTSTFNFKIMYEGFVMIPVLRYLARTEKWGGPK; encoded by the coding sequence ATGAAGACCATGATCATGGTCCCGACCTACAACGAGGCCCAGAACCTGGAGCGGCTGACCAGCCAGATATTCAGCTTTTCTCCCGGGGTGGACATCCTGGTGGTGGACGACAATTCCCCCGACGGCACCGGGAGGATCGCCGATGAACTGGCGGCCCAAAACCCCAGAGTCCACGTGTTGCACCGCACCAAGATCCGGGGACGGGGGCTGGCGGGCATCGCCGGCCTGCGCTATGCCCTGAACTGGGGGGCCGAGGCGGTGGTGGAGATGGACGCTGATTTTTCGCACGACCCAAAATACCTTCCGGCCCTGCTTGACGGCCTGGATCAGGCCGACGTGGTGCTGGGCTCCCGCTTTGTGCCGGGCGGTGCCGATGTGGGACGGGGCTGGATGCGCCATGCCATCACGGTCTTTGCCAACTGGTACATCCGCCGGGTACTGGGCATCAGTATCCGCGACTGCACTTCAGGTTACCGTGCCTTCAAACGGGCAGTGCTGGAAACCGTGGATGTGGACACCCTGATCTCCCGGGGGCCGGCCATCGTGCAGGAACTATTATACAGCAGCCTGCTTTCCGGTTTCAGGGTCAAGGAGATCCCAATAGTGTTCATTGACCGGCAGCGGGGCACATCCACCTTCAATTTTAAGATAATGTACGAAGGTTTTGTGATGATCCCGGTGCTGAGATATCTGGCCCGGACCGAAAAATGGGGCGGCCCTAAATGA
- a CDS encoding radical SAM protein, producing the protein MSKVLLFNPPGDKTYLRDSYCSKVSKAAYLTPPIDLLVVSGYLHTKHQITVLDAMAQKLPAGQALDKIRDINPEYIISLFGQASLENDLGFFALLKREMPEVKLLVSGDAGFDDTERLLRSNSFIDAVILDYSSPGWLGYLEGARSGHQDIASINGGAYSAPRSPLKKEYSIGVPRHELFPYKKYRMPFARKLPYAGVVTDFGCPFKCDFCLIGQMPYKLRPVPEVMEELLYLKKLGIKYFSFGDQTFGADRERTEKLLSEMISKRINLPWGCFARADLLTEEILLSMKRAGCELLMMGVESGDQEMLDRYHKKTTIEIIRRAFALCKKHGIRTVATFIIGLPGETETSFQKTMDLALELDPDFASFNVPVAKPLTPLTAEARSRGWVQGGEQDQSSSSNILEGETDGARIGEWRRRAMHKFYLRPGYIFKRLKGISNLTELKINLAEAMTLLKGQS; encoded by the coding sequence ATGTCAAAAGTACTGTTGTTCAATCCTCCCGGCGACAAAACATACCTGCGGGACAGCTACTGCAGCAAGGTTTCCAAGGCGGCCTACCTGACGCCGCCTATCGATCTGTTGGTGGTCAGCGGTTACCTGCACACTAAGCATCAGATCACAGTCCTGGACGCCATGGCCCAAAAACTCCCAGCCGGGCAGGCCCTGGACAAGATAAGGGATATCAACCCGGAATACATCATTTCCCTTTTCGGCCAGGCCTCACTAGAGAACGATCTTGGTTTCTTCGCACTTCTTAAGCGGGAGATGCCGGAAGTAAAACTGCTGGTAAGCGGCGACGCCGGATTTGATGATACTGAAAGACTGTTGAGGAGCAATAGTTTCATTGATGCAGTGATCCTGGATTACAGCTCGCCAGGGTGGCTGGGGTATTTGGAGGGGGCACGTTCTGGCCATCAGGACATTGCCTCCATCAACGGAGGGGCATACTCGGCTCCAAGGAGCCCCCTGAAAAAGGAATATTCCATCGGCGTTCCCCGTCACGAACTATTTCCCTATAAAAAATACCGGATGCCCTTTGCCCGGAAACTTCCCTATGCCGGGGTGGTCACCGATTTCGGCTGTCCCTTCAAGTGCGATTTCTGCCTGATCGGCCAAATGCCATACAAACTCCGCCCTGTTCCCGAGGTCATGGAGGAACTGCTGTATCTCAAGAAACTGGGGATAAAATATTTTTCCTTCGGCGACCAGACCTTCGGGGCGGACCGGGAACGGACGGAGAAACTTCTATCGGAGATGATCTCCAAGCGGATAAACCTGCCCTGGGGCTGCTTTGCCCGGGCCGATCTTTTAACCGAAGAGATTCTGCTGTCGATGAAACGGGCGGGATGCGAATTGCTGATGATGGGAGTGGAATCCGGCGACCAGGAGATGCTGGACCGTTATCATAAGAAAACAACCATTGAAATCATCCGCCGGGCCTTTGCCTTGTGCAAGAAGCACGGGATCAGGACCGTGGCCACGTTCATCATCGGGCTGCCGGGGGAAACAGAAACATCCTTCCAAAAGACCATGGACCTTGCGCTGGAGCTGGATCCCGACTTCGCCTCCTTCAACGTGCCGGTGGCCAAGCCGCTGACCCCGCTGACGGCCGAAGCCAGATCAAGGGGCTGGGTCCAGGGCGGAGAACAGGACCAGTCATCATCATCCAATATTCTGGAAGGCGAAACCGACGGGGCCAGGATCGGGGAGTGGCGCCGCAGAGCGATGCATAAATTCTATTTAAGGCCGGGATATATTTTCAAAAGGCTTAAAGGCATCTCCAACCTCACCGAGCTGAAAATAAACCTGGCCGAAGCTATGACCCTGCTGAAAGGACAGTCTTAG
- a CDS encoding DUF362 domain-containing protein — protein sequence MTEIYLKKISNISHFSGWLNELPFNIPPGKPVVLKPNLVFPAPGTSGVVSDARMAGMLIVHLKALGVKDITIAEGPGLGVDPLEAFEKTGFGELSRKYNVPLIDLNQAPRYPVKKWYDGELQLPLMFKDAYYINLPKLKTHINTLVTLGLKNQKGLLSYADKKHFHKSGLHRPVAELYKLIRPDFTILDGFTAIEGDGPLFAGKKVDLKVLVAGDDPLAVDAAGCRLMGIDPMEVEHIKLAADMGLGSLGSNINGDRLEDCARKFKRPEMEMLKMLGLHNQRTPLACSLCGGAAREGLVSSARDPRRWAASLMPVLRQMVFGRVDFVYGHQASIPRNSQRVIAVGECTRHLQGRPGVVWVEGCPPSPEMLVEAFARLGKK from the coding sequence ATGACTGAGATCTATTTAAAAAAAATATCCAACATCTCCCATTTCTCCGGCTGGCTGAACGAATTGCCGTTCAACATACCGCCCGGGAAACCGGTTGTGCTAAAACCCAATCTGGTCTTTCCCGCTCCGGGAACCAGCGGGGTGGTCAGCGATGCCCGCATGGCCGGGATGCTGATAGTTCACCTGAAAGCGCTGGGGGTGAAGGATATCACCATCGCCGAAGGGCCGGGGCTGGGGGTTGATCCTTTGGAGGCCTTTGAAAAAACAGGCTTTGGAGAATTGTCCCGGAAATACAATGTTCCGCTGATAGACCTTAATCAGGCCCCGCGTTATCCGGTGAAGAAGTGGTACGACGGCGAACTTCAGCTTCCCCTGATGTTCAAGGACGCTTATTACATCAATCTGCCCAAGCTTAAGACCCACATCAACACCCTGGTCACCCTGGGCCTGAAGAACCAGAAGGGCCTGCTTTCCTACGCCGACAAGAAACATTTCCACAAGAGCGGCCTGCACCGGCCGGTGGCCGAGCTTTATAAGCTGATCCGTCCCGACTTCACCATTCTGGACGGATTCACCGCCATCGAGGGCGACGGGCCGCTGTTCGCCGGAAAGAAAGTTGATCTCAAGGTTCTTGTGGCCGGGGACGATCCCTTGGCGGTGGATGCCGCCGGCTGCCGGCTGATGGGAATAGACCCGATGGAGGTGGAGCATATAAAACTGGCCGCTGATATGGGACTGGGCAGCCTGGGATCAAACATCAACGGTGACCGGCTGGAGGACTGCGCCCGCAAATTCAAGCGGCCCGAGATGGAGATGCTGAAAATGCTGGGCCTGCACAATCAAAGGACGCCGTTGGCCTGCAGCCTTTGCGGGGGCGCGGCCCGGGAGGGGCTGGTCTCCTCGGCCCGGGATCCCCGGCGCTGGGCCGCCAGCCTGATGCCGGTGCTGCGCCAGATGGTTTTCGGCCGGGTGGACTTTGTTTACGGCCACCAGGCTTCGATCCCCAGGAACAGCCAAAGGGTGATCGCGGTGGGCGAATGCACCAGGCATTTGCAGGGCCGGCCCGGAGTGGTCTGGGTAGAGGGCTGCCCGCCTTCGCCGGAGATGCTGGTGGAGGCATTTGCCAGACTGGGGAAGAAGTAG
- the thpR gene encoding RNA 2',3'-cyclic phosphodiesterase, giving the protein MNLIRCFIALELPSPVQEHLAHVITRLKEPQADIKWVEAKNTHLTLKFLGEITSEQLNCAREFLLKQSGKNRAICCHVGQMGVFPSWSRPQVVWLGLKDGIQELSALQIAVENGLADCGFARDPKKFKPHLTLGRVRSPNKMDKLAEKIRTLPLKEMEFSFGKLALIKSTLTQNGPIYQPLETIKLS; this is encoded by the coding sequence ATGAATCTTATCCGATGCTTCATAGCACTGGAGCTGCCATCGCCGGTCCAAGAACATTTGGCCCACGTAATCACCCGGCTCAAAGAGCCGCAGGCCGACATTAAGTGGGTTGAAGCTAAGAACACACATCTGACACTGAAGTTTCTGGGGGAGATAACATCTGAACAGCTCAACTGTGCCAGAGAGTTTCTCTTAAAACAAAGCGGAAAAAATAGAGCCATTTGCTGCCATGTCGGACAAATGGGCGTTTTTCCATCATGGAGTCGACCTCAGGTGGTATGGCTGGGACTTAAAGACGGGATACAAGAACTCTCAGCTCTGCAAATTGCTGTGGAGAACGGTCTGGCTGATTGCGGTTTTGCCAGGGATCCCAAAAAGTTCAAGCCGCATCTTACTTTGGGAAGGGTGCGTTCCCCAAACAAGATGGACAAACTGGCAGAAAAAATAAGAACCTTACCCTTGAAGGAGATGGAGTTCAGTTTTGGGAAATTGGCTTTGATCAAAAGCACTCTTACTCAAAACGGACCAATTTACCAGCCTTTGGAAACCATTAAATTGTCCTGA
- a CDS encoding competence/damage-inducible protein A has product MKAVIITIGNELLSGLTVDTNSSHLGRELAAIGVPVVWRTAVGDNPSDIIEAVDQGLKAGDLVICTGGLGPTSDDITLNVLAKHFKKKLLLDKSVLESLKFRFAKRGVEMPACNIKQALVPEKAKVLFNSQGTAPGILFDLKNKKLILLPGVPREVKAIWQESIRIVLERSPGRRFILSTALRTTGIPESAIAEKLTALEKTLKPGVLAYLPGQLGVDLRVTLHGADRESLDRQAGGIIRKMKQALKHHIYGSEGQTLEEVLGLILKKKKLTLGLAESCTGGLIGDRFTNVSGSSQYLIGGIVAYSNRIKEKMLGVKPQTLLKHGAVSPETVREMALGARKIFKSDLGLSISGIAGPDGGSALKPVGLVFIGISGPKGIKVIEKRFLGPRRQIKEMAAQTALNELRLYLGSGSK; this is encoded by the coding sequence TTGAAAGCCGTCATAATCACCATAGGCAACGAGCTCCTCTCTGGGCTTACAGTTGATACCAATTCCTCCCATCTGGGCCGGGAGCTTGCGGCCATTGGGGTTCCGGTGGTCTGGAGAACGGCAGTTGGCGACAATCCCAGCGACATTATCGAAGCCGTAGACCAGGGACTCAAAGCCGGGGACCTGGTGATCTGCACCGGCGGTTTGGGGCCCACCAGCGACGACATCACGCTGAACGTTCTGGCCAAACACTTCAAGAAGAAACTGTTATTGGACAAGAGCGTTCTTGAATCCTTAAAATTCCGTTTTGCCAAGAGGGGAGTGGAAATGCCGGCCTGCAATATTAAGCAGGCCCTGGTTCCGGAAAAAGCCAAAGTACTCTTCAACTCCCAGGGAACGGCTCCGGGTATCTTGTTCGATCTTAAAAACAAAAAACTGATCCTTTTGCCCGGGGTGCCCCGCGAGGTCAAGGCCATATGGCAGGAGAGCATCAGGATCGTCCTGGAAAGATCGCCCGGACGCCGGTTCATCCTGTCCACAGCCCTGCGCACCACCGGCATCCCGGAGTCGGCCATAGCGGAAAAGCTGACAGCATTGGAAAAGACCTTGAAGCCCGGCGTTCTGGCCTATCTGCCCGGGCAGCTGGGGGTGGACCTGCGTGTCACTTTGCACGGCGCTGATCGTGAATCACTGGACAGGCAGGCCGGAGGGATCATCCGGAAGATGAAGCAGGCATTAAAGCACCATATCTACGGCAGCGAAGGACAAACGCTGGAAGAAGTTTTGGGTCTGATACTGAAAAAGAAAAAACTGACCCTGGGTCTGGCCGAATCCTGCACCGGCGGTCTGATCGGCGACAGGTTCACCAACGTTTCCGGCAGTTCCCAATACTTAATAGGCGGAATTGTGGCATACAGCAACCGGATAAAAGAAAAAATGCTGGGGGTCAAACCGCAAACTCTTTTAAAACACGGGGCGGTCAGCCCAGAGACGGTCAGGGAAATGGCGCTGGGGGCCAGGAAGATATTTAAAAGTGACCTCGGGCTTTCCATCTCGGGGATAGCCGGGCCCGACGGAGGGAGCGCTTTGAAACCGGTGGGTTTGGTCTTCATCGGAATTTCCGGACCAAAAGGGATCAAGGTGATCGAAAAAAGATTTCTGGGCCCCAGACGGCAGATAAAGGAAATGGCGGCCCAGACGGCGCTGAATGAATTAAGGCTGTATCTGGGTAGTGGCAGTAAATGA